A genome region from Geminicoccus roseus DSM 18922 includes the following:
- a CDS encoding YggS family pyridoxal phosphate-dependent enzyme, translating to MNNDLSATSAVEAALADVRSRIAEAATTAGRDPEEVTLVAVSKVQPAERIEAALQAGQRVFGENYVQEAKGRWPALRERFGGIELHLIGPLQTNKAGEAVALFDVIQTLDRDKLARALVKEREKQGSLPRLYVQVNTGEEPQKAGILPGDLDRFLALCRDELGLSIEGLMAIPPEGDDIAPHAALLAKFAKRHGVGKLSIGMSADYETAIRFGATHVRVGSAIFGARPPKAPAG from the coding sequence ATGAACAACGATCTGTCCGCCACCTCCGCCGTCGAGGCTGCCCTGGCCGACGTCCGCAGCCGCATCGCGGAGGCGGCGACCACGGCCGGCCGCGATCCCGAGGAGGTCACCCTGGTCGCGGTCAGCAAGGTCCAGCCGGCCGAGCGGATCGAGGCGGCGCTGCAGGCGGGGCAGCGGGTGTTCGGCGAGAACTACGTGCAGGAGGCCAAGGGCCGCTGGCCGGCCCTGCGCGAGCGGTTCGGGGGCATCGAGCTGCACCTGATCGGGCCGTTGCAGACCAACAAGGCCGGCGAGGCCGTGGCGCTGTTCGACGTGATCCAGACGCTCGACCGGGACAAGCTGGCCCGCGCCCTGGTCAAGGAACGGGAGAAGCAGGGCAGCCTGCCGCGCCTCTACGTCCAGGTGAACACCGGCGAGGAGCCGCAGAAGGCAGGCATCCTGCCAGGAGATCTCGACCGGTTCCTCGCCCTGTGCCGCGACGAGCTCGGCCTGTCGATCGAGGGACTGATGGCGATCCCGCCGGAGGGAGACGACATCGCCCCGCATGCCGCCCTCCTGGCCAAGTTCGCCAAGCGACACGGCGTCGGCAAGCTCTCGATCGGGATGAGCGCCGACTACGAGACGGCGATCCGCTTTGGCGCCACCCATGTCCGGGTCGGCTCCGCCATCTTCGGCGCCCGTCCTCCCAAGGCGCCGGCCGGATGA
- a CDS encoding RNA-binding S4 domain-containing protein: MHDEALRLDMWLWHTRFCKSRSDAQKLVQKGRVRVDERVVTKSHLQVRTGMVLTLPQGRDIKVVRVLAMPKRRGPFTEAREHYQELPTG, from the coding sequence TTGCACGACGAAGCGCTGAGACTGGACATGTGGCTCTGGCATACGCGGTTCTGCAAGAGCCGCTCCGACGCCCAGAAGCTGGTGCAGAAGGGCCGGGTCCGCGTCGATGAACGCGTGGTCACCAAGTCCCACCTTCAAGTGCGCACCGGGATGGTGCTGACCCTGCCGCAGGGCCGGGACATCAAGGTGGTCCGGGTCCTGGCGATGCCCAAGCGCCGCGGGCCCTTCACCGAGGCGCGCGAACACTACCAGGAACTTCCGACCGGCTGA